The following is a genomic window from Miscanthus floridulus cultivar M001 chromosome 14, ASM1932011v1, whole genome shotgun sequence.
TCTTGTACTGATTTTGCATCTCATAAATCCCTAGACATTAGCAATGTCGATTCAGTGTCATATGATCATACCATATTGTATTACTGTTTTTGGTCTAAATGAAGAAACTCAAACTTGACAGTTCAAAACCATTGGTTCTTACTGCACTCCATTCTGAGCTGTGGTTCCACTGTTTgtgtagattttttttttaaaaaaaaactttagcaGTAGTAGTACTGCACTTCTGCTATTCATGGTTTCCTTTTTCGAccgaaatctcctgatattttcgatatatcctttttatccgtaggtgccgataagaaaatatctatctttttcgtacaaattttgtttcaatttatttaaatttacttaaactCAAATTaacttttatttgaatttggtccgatatttccgatatatcctgtttatcctctttatctatGACCCCccataaattttaatttccgaaaatgaaaaccttgctGCTATTTCATTAGAGTAGAGTGCCAAGTAACAGATTGTAGTGACTGAAAATACAAATAGAGATCGTTGGCACTTGCTGAAATACAAACTCTGACAAATGCTAATGACAGAAAATACAAGAAGCTAACATATGCTAGTGACCAAAAAATTCAAGAAGCTAACAGATTCCAGTGACTGAAAATACTGATAGATAGCACTTGAAAATAGTAAAATACAAAGAAGCTAACTGATGCTAGTGATGGAAAATACAAGAAGCTAACAGATGCTTGTGACCGAAAATTCATGTGTGATTAGAAGTGTTGTGCAGGTAAGAGATGTGATTAGAAGAGACGTCCTTGGGTCTAGAGTAGTAGAGTTTAAATTGTAGGTCATAGGGGATTGACAACTTCGGTGAACTTTACTGTAAAATGCTATTTGTAACTGCATATGAAAGGAATATGTAAACAATATGGGTCAAATTAAATTTGTGCCTTTGTACTGTCCCTCTACTGAACAACATATGGCTGTATATACTAAAAAAACGTTTATCTAGATTGTACTGCACTGTTCCAATGGGAACTTTTTACTGAGTTTCATGTCCTCTTTGTTCAAATACATTCCATGTTTAGCATCATGTCTTAAGATCGGGTGTTGGGAGAAGAGAAAGCTGGACAAGTGCACGTCATGGGATTGCTTCCAGTTCCTAAACTAGTTTATGGTCGAAGAACACACCATTTTAAGGACATTAATATAGTTTCACTAGATGGCTCATCATTTGATGTAGAGACTCACATGTTGGAGGAAATAAGGCAACTCAAAGAGCATTCTAGAATGCAAGACAAAGTTATTGAAGAACTAAAAAACAATCAAAGGCACCATGAGAACCAAGAAGCAACAATGGTAACAATGTACATTTTAATTTGTAACTTCGTATTGAAATGTGTTACTCAAACTTTATTTCTTTTCCAGGAAAATTTTGCTAGGAGTGATCATAACAATTCTCAGAATCAAGCGGTGCTTTCTAAAAGAAAGGTATTTGCTCTATTTTTCATGTTTTGACCTAGTTTAGTCTTTTGGCTTTAATATTGTTTCAAATGTTTAGAGAGTTCACTGTGTTGCACCCAACCAGAATGATGGATTCCTTGAACACAGGGATGAATTGGTAAAGTCACTTTCTTGTGAATTTAATACTATTTTATTCACAAAGGATTTTTTTTATATTAACTCATGCTACTGTCTTTTTTTATCTTTACTAGAATAAAGAAACATGTGTGATGACAGTCTGCTTTTATCCACCACAAGTAAAACAACAAAGAAACAAGAGGTATCTATGAACCACACTTTGCTGTATTTATAGAGGAATTTTTGTCTTAATATTTCATACTTCATTTTGTATGTGTAAGGGTCATCATGGAGGGCCTAGAGAGACTATGACCATTGCACACCAGGAGGTGGCTCATGACAAGGTTACATGCAACAAGCGTCAAGCACCTAAACAACTTCCTGTAATGAAGGTAGATGAACATAATACACTTGTTCTAATTGCATGATCTTGATGTACAACTAAGGGTTGTTGGTCACTAAGAGATTATGTCAAATTAATATAGGTTGGGTCCATGGTGCTACTAATGACTTCAAAATATCCTAATAAGGTTAATGTGGCCTATGCAACTCTCTTGAGCACTGATCCAGAAGCCATTGTTGGTGGAGTTAAGACAGGAAATCAATTCTACAAAGTGCGTATCGATCATGCTATAACAAAAGATGAGCCATTAGTGAGGCCTAGGCCTGTGTGCAACAATATTGGTGATGCTCAAGCCAAAGGAGTCTCAATTGCTTGGCCTTCGATGTTTGTATGTTCAAACTAGCTTTCTTAACTTACATCATTGTACATATGTGGCCTAATTTGTAATCTTACAACTTACATTTTCTTTGCAGGTTCAAATGATTAATGATTGAATTCCTACATCGATGTGTACAAAGAATAATTGAAGAAGAAGCAATGGACTTTATGAATCCTAGCTAGTTCTTGATTttttctttctagtatggacTATGTATGTTTGCTCTCTAGAGCCATATCGTTATGTACAAATACTATGATTTAATCTGAACAAGCACCATGTTTGAAATCATCTCGTACTATATGTGGATTTGTTATGATTATTGAAATTTGTGGTTTATGTGATTTTGCAATGTGTCATGTTTGTATGATTCTATAATAATCCGTGTACCACATATATAGGCAAAATAAATATTTTTCTAATCTAAATATGTTACAATAGATATAAACAAGTGTTACAAACCATGTGTTCCTTTGTTCCATACTATGCTCTACTATAATGTAGAAGTGTTACTAGAACtaaaaaaaagtgttacagtagacAATCACTATAACACTAGGCAAATGTTCCCATAGATAAATAAATGTGTTACAAACTATGTATTCCACCATAATGTGAAGTGTTACTAGAGAAAAAAATATGTTACAGCAAAAATCATTGTAACACTAGACAAATGTTCCTATAGACAAGTAGATGTGTTACAATAAACTAGTCTATAGTAACATAGCCAATTGGAACACACACAAAAATGTGTTACTAAAAGAGCTAGTAACACTTTTTTCAACCTATTGTAACATAAGTTGGTGTTACTATATCCCTGCGCTGTAGTAGTgttgtggtgttggcacatttgcaaaggtggtgaaaaaggtgaagaaaaggagatgAAACCAAGCTTGAAGTGGTGTCCTGGGGGCACtgccaccccctgtccggtggcACCACCATCCCTAGGGTTGTGCCCACCTAGCAGTGTCCTGAGAAGCagcgtgggcgcggtcaccgacGCATCCGGTGTTCACCGCCTTGgcgagggcggtgcaccgcctggTCACCGTCACTagtagggcggtgccaccgccatttTTATCTAGAGAACGAGGGAATCGGGGGTGGTCACCGGACAGGGCAATGCCATCCTGTGTCCAGTGCCACTGCCCTATTTTTCTAGAGAGGGGGTCTCGGGTGGCTTGGTCACCGCCCTCCCTATGGCGGTGCCACCGCTGCCTGTCCGATGCCCGCTCGGTCAGTCAAACTAGCCGTTGAGTCGACCGTTgggggggcaccaccaccccatgTCCGGTGGCCTCGTAAGAACCAGCTCCAAGGGGTAACAACTCTTTTTTgaggtggggcttataaatagccccCTTGGCCAGCCATGGCCACTCTCTTGGAACCCCAAAGTGCTGAGATTTCATATTGTGAGCAAGctaacacactccactcacttctacacttgatttcatcatcttgagtgagattggagagcctctagtgcattgcttagtgatctagcatcttgtggcactagttgggcgatttgggcaggtggagatcttgttactcttggtgtttgtcgacacctagatggcccagtGATTGGTGGATCATTGAGCGGCTATTGGTGATTGTTGCTGGCTCCGATCATTgagcttgtgaggggttcttgtgccttctccggcggagcgccaaagacaactctagtggattgcgcgtggcttgtggatcctcatcttgtgttggttgtgcggcacccggttgcgggttagacatgtgatgcctattagcgcgtgaacctccaagtgagtgaatcgccacaatgaggactagcttgccggcaagcaagtgaacctcggaggaaaaatcattgtatcatcattgtctccttggtattctttggtattcattgattgatcactttcCACGACGGTATATCTCCTCTACCACTCACTTGCATTACTTTGTGTATTTaccttgtgtagagcttgtggtagttgtagctagttGTGTAGCATAGCTTCCTAGTTGTAATTAGTTCCTAGCTAGCTCAACTAGTGTAGAGAGTAGCGACATAGCCCTTGAGTGCCTAGATATCATAATTAACTATAAttgttggtaggtggcttgcaattttagtaggctaacgcaacacttgcttcacctcataattatctaacctctTGGCTTAGTGTTattgtagattttttaataggctattcaccccctctagccattaggaccttttatgcGGCCAAGTcaccaagaacaagcaacctgttcggttggctggttcgtatcgttgctggttcgtgaagaagtactgctggctggtttgtgtgagagaaaaatactgttccgactgaaaatttacgatcatttacgacaagccacagccaaacgaacaggctgaaggtAATCGTGCCATTGCACCTTATTCAATTCTATGACAATTACTCCGTAGTCTTGTTTATATCATTGCAGTTACTCAACTTGGGATTATAATTGTATGCATATGCAACCATATTTCATTAAATATCCTATTGCATATACAAACTATAGTTTATCACCACATCCAATTGTTGTTAGCAATAATCAAGAATACATCCTCTAGTGTTAAATAAGGTGATAAAGGCAATAAGAACATTTCTACGTCTCTACAACCGAGGTGTTCCTCAGGCTTATCTCACACACAAAATGGGATATTGCGGTGGATGCACATGACATAATCAATGGAGCAACAAGTGGAGGTGATTCCAATGAATTCTTCATTTACAAAGAAGGTTTGGAAGCTGACACGTATTGTTTCTTCATCCACTTGAGCTTGATAAAGTATTATGGCCGATAACGTGATTATCGCCCTTAGAACAAATGTGGTTGATAAATGTTGTTAATCATAGCCCTTAGACTACTATAGTCTAGATGAATATTTTTTAGCATGCAAACTTTTACTAAAAAAATAGTCTGCGCATATGTTCACAGATCTCGGCTAATCTAGGAAAACCGGCTAGTCCTATTTTGCATCTTTGTCAAACTACAAATTGGACTTGACGATTGCATTTCTCTCATTGAGACGATTAAAATATATATAAAGAACGCCTATTGGAGTAAAGATAAGAGAACTATGGACTTCAGGAAGATCCACACTCGTGGAAATCAGATATGGTATTGTTATCCTAAAACCAAATTGGAATTGTATATTTACATAGATTCTATAATAGTTATGATCCCCAAGGGGAAAGTCCACCCCACCCTATAAATATACAGGGTCACAAACAATTGAGGGCATCTGGCCAATCGATCAAAAACATAATCAATATAATATCCAAACCCTATATCTAATGTTCTGCAAGCTTCTCGATGATGTTTGTGGGTGTTCTAGGAGTGTACAAAGTAAAGAGCACAAGTGGAGGTGAAGAGTGACTCTAGTGGATTCATGGTGTTGTTGGTGTAACTCATGATCGAGCCAACTCATACACTATCACTCACATCTAATCCAAGCTTGAGGGATTATTGAGCTAGTAGAGGAGCGGTGATCCTTGGATATGCCACAATGGGGATGTAGGTAGCTGACAAACAATGGAACCTTAGGGAATAATCTTGTGTCTCCCCTTGTGGTTTGCACCTACTACACTTGTGGTCTTTACTTTGTGCACTCCTTGCTTGTGTAGTTATTTAGCTCTCTAGTTTGCTTGTCTTGTGTAGTTGTTCTTGCTAGAGTAGTCAGGTTGCTTGTTCGAGTAGCTCCTAGTTCTagtagtgtagctagttgtttaCCTATGATACAAGAATTTTGTAGGGCTTGCTCCTCTTTTGGCTTGCTTGCTAGTTAGGCTTAGTGCTTTTTAGGGC
Proteins encoded in this region:
- the LOC136505384 gene encoding uncharacterized protein isoform X2 gives rise to the protein MRRAGDASSGRGGADAAAISPAREEQMWWRGTSDSSSTAKHIFQMLEAIVGRVIVLWQTHMLEEIRQLKEHSRMQDKVIEELKNNQRHHENQEATMENFARSDHNNSQNQAVLSKRKRVHCVAPNQNDGFLEHRDELGHHGGPRETMTIAHQEVAHDKVTCNKRQAPKQLPVMKVNVAYATLLSTDPEAIVGGVKTGNQFYKVRIDHAITKDEPLVRPRPVCNNIGDAQAKGVSIAWPSMFVQMIND
- the LOC136505384 gene encoding uncharacterized protein isoform X3 — protein: MGLLPVPKLVYGRRTHHFKDINIVSLDGSSFDVETHMLEEIRQLKEHSRMQDKVIEELKNNQRHHENQEATMENFARSDHNNSQNQAVLSKRKRVHCVAPNQNDGFLEHRDELGHHGGPRETMTIAHQEVAHDKVTCNKRQAPKQLPVMKVGSMVLLMTSKYPNKVNVAYATLLSTDPEAIVGGVKTGNQFYKVRIDHAITKDEPLVRPRPVCNNIGDAQAKGVSIAWPSMFVQMIND
- the LOC136505384 gene encoding uncharacterized protein isoform X1, translated to MRRAGDASSGRGGADAAAISPAREEQMWWRGTSDSSSTAKHIFQMLEAIVGRVIVLWQTHMLEEIRQLKEHSRMQDKVIEELKNNQRHHENQEATMENFARSDHNNSQNQAVLSKRKRVHCVAPNQNDGFLEHRDELGHHGGPRETMTIAHQEVAHDKVTCNKRQAPKQLPVMKVGSMVLLMTSKYPNKVNVAYATLLSTDPEAIVGGVKTGNQFYKVRIDHAITKDEPLVRPRPVCNNIGDAQAKGVSIAWPSMFVQMIND